From Halostagnicola kamekurae, the proteins below share one genomic window:
- a CDS encoding cob(I)yrinic acid a,c-diamide adenosyltransferase, with the protein MTTERTPEASAEQTPGRGRSPEAAEIEPAAPEEFGLVQVWWGDGKGKTTATLGMGMRAAGHGYRVHLLQFMKGGAASVDAVRGEYNAIAALPGISYENLGHYGWHGMNDGSEETDHEAEAQAGLERTHDLLESAADADLSTPFALDGPADDGIHMLVLDEVLYAADRGLIEERDVLEVIETKPEGLELVLSGSHDRPAYLLEEADLVTNVSKEKHPIDENQRARRGTEY; encoded by the coding sequence ATGACCACCGAGCGCACTCCCGAAGCGAGCGCCGAGCAGACGCCCGGCCGGGGGCGGTCCCCCGAAGCAGCCGAAATCGAGCCCGCAGCGCCGGAGGAGTTCGGACTCGTCCAGGTCTGGTGGGGCGACGGCAAAGGCAAGACGACGGCGACGCTCGGCATGGGAATGCGCGCGGCGGGCCACGGCTACCGGGTGCATCTCCTCCAGTTCATGAAAGGGGGCGCCGCGAGCGTCGACGCGGTGCGAGGCGAGTACAACGCCATCGCCGCCCTCCCCGGGATTTCCTACGAGAACCTCGGCCACTACGGGTGGCACGGGATGAACGACGGCAGCGAGGAAACCGATCACGAAGCCGAGGCTCAAGCCGGCTTAGAGCGCACTCACGACCTGCTCGAGTCGGCCGCCGACGCCGATCTCTCGACGCCGTTCGCGCTGGATGGACCGGCAGACGACGGCATCCACATGCTCGTGCTCGACGAGGTTCTCTACGCGGCTGATCGCGGGCTGATCGAAGAGCGAGACGTCCTCGAGGTGATCGAAACCAAACCCGAGGGGCTCGAACTCGTCCTCTCGGGCAGCCACGACCGTCCGGCCTATCTGCTCGAGGAGGCAGACCTCGTGACGAACGTCAGCAAGGAGAAACACCCGATCGACGAGAACCAGCGCGCGAGACGCGGCACGGAGTACTGA
- a CDS encoding winged helix-turn-helix domain-containing protein — protein sequence MKLRQPTDFLILEALEDKGRNVATNLSAHTDKSRKNINTRLPVLEDYGLVEKIGPAERSGLYEITSLGKAALVYQDQYNEVDDFEELIEGPSAGAGEASNTAASFARGDEDSDEE from the coding sequence ATGAAACTGAGACAACCAACCGACTTCCTGATTCTCGAGGCGCTCGAAGACAAGGGCCGAAACGTCGCAACGAATTTGTCTGCCCATACCGACAAGAGCCGAAAGAACATCAATACCCGACTGCCGGTGCTCGAGGACTACGGTCTCGTCGAGAAAATCGGACCCGCCGAGCGCTCCGGACTGTACGAGATCACGTCGCTCGGAAAAGCAGCGCTGGTCTATCAGGATCAGTACAACGAAGTGGACGACTTCGAGGAACTCATCGAAGGACCGTCCGCCGGTGCCGGCGAAGCGTCGAACACTGCGGCGAGCTTCGCACGCGGCGACGAAGATTCTGACGAGGAATAA
- a CDS encoding bacterio-opsin activator domain-containing protein, which produces MSDVLDGDIVLVSPADRGRLESTFENDDRVTVRRVVEPAEVSRSIVDGSSTSLVLELDDPETVQTTLRRIDPVTTSSSVLVAPKAGSEKLAAVAFRNGATDYIVEDAEAPTGDRIVDSLQRRRAATDPAVGVSMGHAVENDERLFERGLPEEAFVIDEDGTYLDAQISENASELYSFPAEDLIGLQFDDVFSPTVASKLHECVTRTIETGEIQSIEYTAQTAAGARKFEARVVLVDEERRGDRAVVWLARDITDLRAKQEAVRSRQERLERINEINEVIKEVVGTVVESPTRSAIERNVCERLVESNLYRCAIVGGIGQDTDVFYRTGRGGTDPELESLLEEDLGYETVIETAEARTFSNGAHGYQLPESLGKTEPHLESNSAIVVPIDHDEVVYGVLVVLATRANAFGSRERECFQLLGESVGFSINAVKNRRLLFSDSVVELEIRIDGGDSISFDLTEEYDCTCSLKWAGVTTDGKTYQYVVVDGIDGETVRQEATDHDSVQECRVIHDGDRRCIIELRLVESAVRALSNLGVTIRDITVEDTVGTCILDVPGEADIREILTTLGQIYQRTELVARREVDRSIRTTAQKRDRVLDALTDKQLTTLRVAYYGGYFDWPRGSTGEEIAAAMDVAPPTMHQHLRKALQELLREFLEEGTKADFGR; this is translated from the coding sequence ATGAGTGATGTCCTCGACGGCGACATCGTACTGGTTTCACCAGCTGATCGGGGACGACTGGAGTCCACGTTCGAGAACGACGATCGCGTGACCGTCCGGCGAGTCGTCGAACCGGCAGAGGTTTCGCGATCGATCGTCGACGGCAGTTCGACATCCCTCGTCCTCGAACTCGACGATCCGGAGACCGTTCAAACGACACTCCGACGGATCGACCCGGTGACGACTTCGTCGAGCGTGCTGGTCGCACCGAAGGCGGGAAGCGAGAAACTCGCAGCAGTCGCATTTCGGAACGGAGCCACGGACTACATCGTCGAGGACGCGGAGGCGCCGACCGGTGATCGAATCGTAGACAGTCTCCAACGACGACGAGCCGCCACCGACCCGGCGGTCGGCGTTTCCATGGGTCACGCGGTCGAGAACGACGAGCGGCTGTTCGAGCGGGGGCTCCCCGAAGAGGCGTTCGTCATCGACGAGGACGGAACGTATCTCGACGCGCAGATCAGCGAAAACGCCTCGGAGCTGTACTCGTTTCCCGCGGAGGATCTCATCGGACTACAGTTCGACGACGTCTTCTCGCCGACGGTCGCGTCCAAGTTACACGAGTGTGTCACGCGGACGATCGAAACCGGCGAGATCCAATCGATCGAATACACGGCCCAGACGGCTGCCGGCGCACGGAAGTTCGAGGCGCGCGTCGTTCTGGTCGACGAGGAGAGACGGGGCGACCGAGCAGTCGTCTGGCTCGCTCGGGACATCACCGATCTACGAGCCAAACAGGAGGCAGTTCGGTCCCGCCAGGAGCGTCTCGAGCGGATCAACGAAATCAACGAGGTCATCAAAGAGGTCGTCGGAACGGTCGTCGAATCACCGACCCGGTCTGCGATCGAACGAAACGTCTGTGAGCGACTCGTCGAATCAAACCTCTATCGCTGTGCTATCGTCGGTGGTATCGGACAGGATACCGACGTGTTCTACCGGACCGGACGCGGCGGCACTGACCCCGAACTCGAATCACTACTCGAGGAGGACCTTGGATACGAGACGGTTATCGAGACGGCCGAAGCGCGTACGTTCAGCAACGGTGCTCACGGATATCAGCTTCCCGAATCGCTCGGAAAGACCGAACCGCACCTCGAGAGTAACTCGGCGATCGTCGTTCCCATCGATCACGACGAGGTCGTCTACGGTGTGTTGGTGGTGCTCGCGACCAGAGCGAACGCGTTCGGATCGAGAGAGCGCGAGTGCTTTCAGTTGTTGGGTGAATCCGTGGGCTTTTCGATCAACGCTGTAAAGAACAGACGGCTACTCTTTTCGGATTCGGTCGTCGAACTCGAGATCAGGATCGACGGCGGCGATTCGATCTCGTTTGATCTGACGGAAGAGTACGACTGTACGTGCTCGCTGAAATGGGCTGGAGTGACGACCGACGGCAAAACGTATCAGTACGTCGTGGTCGACGGAATCGACGGCGAGACCGTTCGCCAGGAGGCGACCGACCACGACTCCGTACAGGAGTGTCGTGTGATCCACGACGGGGACCGCCGGTGTATCATCGAACTCCGACTCGTCGAATCGGCCGTCCGAGCGCTCTCGAATCTCGGGGTCACGATCCGAGACATCACGGTCGAGGATACCGTTGGAACCTGCATCCTCGACGTTCCCGGAGAGGCGGACATCAGGGAGATACTCACGACGCTCGGACAGATCTACCAGCGCACCGAACTCGTCGCCCGACGCGAAGTCGACCGATCGATACGGACGACCGCGCAAAAACGGGATCGAGTACTCGACGCGTTGACGGACAAACAACTCACCACCCTCAGGGTGGCCTACTACGGCGGGTACTTCGATTGGCCGCGCGGGAGCACCGGCGAAGAAATAGCAGCGGCGATGGACGTCGCACCGCCGACGATGCACCAGCATCTGCGGAAAGCATTACAGGAACTGCTCCGCGAATTCCTCGAGGAAGGGACGAAAGCGGATTTCGGTCGCTGA
- a CDS encoding cobyric acid synthase, whose product MTRTILVAGTASHVGKSTVAAGLCRYLANRGVSVAPFKGQNMSNNARVVVRPTAVEEPPVTERGSDETATHADQWGEIGVSQYVQAKAAGIAPTTDMNPVLLKPRGDGESQLVVHGSARTHLAAGEYYEDYWGLAREAARKSYRGLAADHDVIVAEGAGSIAEINLHDRDLANVETAHFTDATIVLLVDIERGGAFASLYGTLELLPDDIRERVAGAIITKFRGDRSLLEPGIESIERRTGVPILGVIPYDDPGLPEEDSVSLPGPETRKTIGVDDGTQRDRYLKIAVPRLPRISNATDLEALAAHPDVAVEYVPLEGGAIDSDESDAIVLPGTKNTVDDLLAIEASGLGAEIADFDGPIVGICGGYQMLGERITNASVEGTGDRDVVEGIGLLPIETAFDGEKVVEQTTVEIDGSESTLLAEATGTASGYEIHVGKTTALERVGRPLGEASAARGKVLGTYLHGLFENDAVRHAFVDYLRARADDSILQTDGDAAERSGSADGARASDPDKTHAAKSPYDRAAALVADHVDLSELGVEFD is encoded by the coding sequence ATGACACGAACGATTCTGGTTGCGGGGACCGCGAGCCACGTCGGGAAGTCGACGGTCGCGGCCGGCTTGTGTCGGTACCTCGCGAACCGCGGCGTCTCCGTCGCGCCGTTCAAGGGACAGAACATGAGTAACAACGCGCGCGTCGTCGTTCGACCGACCGCTGTCGAAGAGCCGCCTGTCACCGAGCGGGGTTCCGACGAGACAGCGACGCACGCGGATCAGTGGGGTGAAATCGGCGTCTCGCAGTACGTTCAAGCGAAAGCGGCCGGAATCGCCCCCACGACCGACATGAACCCGGTCCTGTTGAAGCCTCGCGGAGACGGCGAGAGCCAACTCGTCGTCCACGGGAGCGCGCGCACGCATCTCGCAGCCGGCGAGTACTACGAAGACTACTGGGGCCTCGCGCGCGAGGCGGCACGCAAATCCTATCGGGGCCTCGCGGCGGATCACGACGTGATCGTCGCTGAAGGCGCGGGGAGCATCGCCGAGATCAACCTCCACGACCGAGATCTGGCGAACGTCGAAACCGCACACTTTACCGACGCGACGATCGTGCTACTCGTCGATATCGAACGAGGCGGCGCGTTCGCGAGCCTCTACGGAACCCTCGAGTTGCTTCCGGACGATATTCGCGAGCGGGTTGCAGGCGCGATCATCACCAAATTCCGCGGCGATAGATCCCTCCTCGAGCCAGGGATCGAGTCGATCGAACGGCGAACGGGCGTCCCAATTCTGGGCGTGATTCCGTACGACGATCCGGGGCTTCCGGAAGAAGACAGCGTGTCGCTTCCCGGGCCCGAGACGCGAAAAACGATCGGCGTCGACGACGGGACCCAGCGCGATCGATACCTCAAAATCGCCGTCCCCCGACTGCCACGTATTTCGAACGCGACGGATCTCGAGGCGCTCGCGGCCCACCCCGATGTCGCGGTCGAGTACGTCCCGCTCGAGGGAGGGGCTATCGACTCCGATGAGTCCGACGCCATCGTTCTACCCGGCACAAAGAACACGGTCGACGATCTACTCGCGATCGAAGCGTCGGGACTCGGTGCTGAAATTGCGGATTTCGACGGCCCGATCGTCGGCATCTGCGGCGGCTATCAGATGCTCGGCGAGCGGATAACGAACGCGTCAGTCGAGGGAACCGGCGACCGTGACGTCGTCGAGGGGATCGGCTTGCTCCCGATCGAGACCGCTTTCGACGGTGAGAAGGTGGTAGAGCAGACCACCGTCGAAATCGACGGAAGCGAGTCGACGCTGCTGGCGGAGGCGACCGGGACCGCGTCGGGATACGAGATCCACGTCGGCAAAACCACCGCCCTCGAGCGCGTCGGACGCCCGCTGGGCGAGGCGAGCGCCGCACGCGGAAAGGTCCTCGGAACCTACCTGCACGGACTCTTCGAGAACGACGCCGTTCGCCACGCGTTCGTCGACTACCTCCGTGCTCGAGCGGACGACTCGATACTCCAAACCGACGGAGACGCGGCCGAACGATCGGGATCGGCGGACGGCGCTCGAGCGAGCGACCCAGATAAAACGCACGCGGCGAAATCGCCCTACGACCGCGCGGCGGCGCTCGTCGCCGACCACGTCGATTTATCGGAACTCGGAGTTGAATTCGACTAA
- a CDS encoding MTH865 family protein, translating to MVDESELRDQMTEAFEGADYPISSPMDLVPALPNGPGTKFESGDFSMTAMELNTKLSGGDFPYESVDAFVDDVIENLKEQGEI from the coding sequence ATGGTAGACGAATCCGAACTCCGAGACCAGATGACAGAAGCGTTCGAAGGCGCAGACTACCCCATTTCCAGTCCGATGGACCTCGTCCCGGCACTGCCGAACGGGCCCGGAACGAAGTTCGAGTCGGGGGACTTCTCGATGACGGCGATGGAACTGAACACGAAACTCTCGGGTGGAGACTTTCCCTACGAGTCCGTCGACGCGTTCGTCGACGACGTCATCGAGAATTTGAAAGAGCAAGGAGAGATCTAA
- a CDS encoding CopG family transcriptional regulator, with protein MAKDTVRYPDDVVEEIDGLVEDGMFESKSEFYRFSAEYVLTLLDPDHEVETFNFDEIKSELNFADRNRKPTANADGGTFFLESVIAVRKHGLRGNYEAAERFIDTHYDQTDQECLILEELLGTYRQESSSTTN; from the coding sequence ATGGCAAAGGATACCGTCAGATATCCGGACGACGTGGTCGAGGAGATCGACGGCCTCGTCGAAGACGGTATGTTCGAGAGCAAATCCGAGTTCTATCGATTCTCGGCCGAATACGTACTCACCCTGCTCGATCCGGACCACGAAGTCGAGACCTTCAACTTCGACGAGATCAAATCTGAACTGAACTTCGCTGACAGAAACCGTAAACCCACGGCCAACGCCGACGGCGGAACCTTCTTCCTCGAGTCGGTGATCGCCGTTCGAAAGCACGGCCTCCGCGGCAACTACGAGGCCGCAGAACGGTTTATCGACACCCACTACGATCAGACCGACCAGGAGTGTCTGATTCTCGAGGAGTTACTCGGCACGTATCGTCAGGAGTCGAGTTCTACTACCAATTAA